In a single window of the Streptacidiphilus sp. P02-A3a genome:
- a CDS encoding isocitrate lyase/phosphoenolpyruvate mutase family protein, which yields MTPFAALHHQDAPLLLPNAWDHASAAALAARGFAAIGTTSLGVAAAGLADGAGTSRAETLLLARRLGRGAFLLSVDAEGGFSDDPAAVAELAGELAAAGAVGVNLEDGRADGTLTPAALHAAKIAAVKAAVPDLFVNARTDTHWLGVPDPVEETAQRLTLYQQAGADGVFVPGLTEEEGIAALAGSVRVPLNILYSPTGPTLSRLGELGVRRVSLGSLLFRSALEAAVRTAVDVRENRTPTGRPPSYAEVQRLTGSD from the coding sequence GTGACCCCCTTCGCCGCGCTGCACCACCAGGACGCGCCGCTGCTGCTGCCCAACGCCTGGGACCACGCCTCGGCGGCGGCGCTGGCGGCGCGGGGGTTCGCCGCCATCGGCACCACCAGCCTCGGGGTGGCCGCCGCCGGGCTGGCGGACGGCGCCGGGACGAGCCGCGCCGAGACGCTGCTCCTGGCCCGGCGGCTCGGCCGCGGCGCGTTCCTGCTGTCGGTGGACGCCGAGGGCGGTTTCAGCGACGACCCGGCGGCGGTGGCCGAGCTGGCCGGGGAACTGGCCGCCGCCGGGGCGGTGGGCGTCAACCTGGAGGACGGGCGCGCCGACGGCACGCTGACCCCGGCCGCCCTGCACGCCGCGAAGATCGCCGCGGTGAAGGCCGCCGTACCTGACCTGTTCGTCAACGCCCGGACGGACACCCACTGGCTGGGTGTCCCGGATCCGGTCGAGGAGACCGCGCAACGACTGACGCTCTATCAGCAGGCCGGTGCGGACGGGGTTTTCGTGCCCGGTCTGACCGAGGAGGAGGGGATCGCGGCACTGGCGGGATCGGTCCGGGTGCCGCTCAACATCCTCTACTCACCGACCGGTCCGACCCTGTCCCGGCTCGGTGAGCTGGGGGTACGCCGGGTCAGCCTGGGCTCATTGCTCTTCCGCAGCGCGCTGGAGGCGGCGGTCAGGACCGCCGTCGACGTCCGGGAGAACCGGACGCCGACCGGTCGGCCCCCGAGCTACGCGGAGGTGCAGCGACTCACCGGGTCGGACTGA
- a CDS encoding bifunctional diguanylate cyclase/phosphodiesterase: protein MSIGADQGLRVDAALHACVSGGRLTVGLCPECEEPHSSTASLQEALRASETRFRAAFTDAGIGMALVDADDRIIEANPALAEMLGRTVPELMRLHIHELMDVEEDPRRIYRELVRGDRDRIRVEKRLTHRQGHEVWTNITVSLIRGADGLPQYTLAMVEDVSEARRLGDRLHYQSMHDPLTRLPNRSLFFEQLAGAFDGTDRRVGLCYLDLDGFAAVNDTLGHHVGDELLVAVAHRLEQRFTARGHLVARMGGDEFAVLVPRSAGGAELAALAAEIVEILSAPYDLAGQRVVATASVGVVERGVPDGSPSELVKDADATLCWAKTDGRARWALYDPERIAGQMTRQVLATTMRPALERGEFVVEYQPLVGLQGAQGEAELLGVEALVRWQHPQFGKLAPDRFISIAEDTGAIVPLGRWVLETACRQARSWQERFPDRPLYVSVNLAARQFRDSDVVADVAEVLGTTRLPARLLQLELTESAFMGPTGRPLEGLHALAAMGVRIAIDDFGTGYSNLAYLSRLPVHVLKLAGSFVEGFHDTLAGGEAVDEQIVAALVQLAHTLGLTVTAEGVESEMQAAQLRATGCDSAQGWHYGRAMAAGGIDELLEREA from the coding sequence GTGTCCATCGGCGCCGATCAGGGCCTCAGGGTTGACGCCGCGCTGCACGCATGTGTGTCCGGGGGCCGCCTGACAGTGGGGCTCTGCCCCGAATGTGAGGAACCTCACTCCAGCACCGCGAGCCTTCAGGAGGCGCTCCGGGCCAGCGAGACCCGCTTCCGCGCCGCCTTCACCGACGCGGGCATCGGCATGGCCCTGGTCGACGCCGACGACCGGATCATCGAGGCCAATCCGGCCCTCGCGGAGATGCTCGGCCGTACCGTGCCGGAACTGATGCGGCTGCACATCCACGAGTTGATGGACGTCGAGGAGGACCCCCGCCGGATCTACCGGGAGCTGGTGCGCGGCGACCGGGACCGGATCCGGGTGGAGAAGCGGCTCACCCACCGCCAGGGCCACGAGGTGTGGACCAACATCACCGTCTCGCTGATCCGGGGCGCCGACGGCCTGCCGCAGTACACCCTGGCCATGGTGGAGGACGTCTCCGAGGCCCGGCGGCTCGGCGACCGGCTGCACTACCAGTCCATGCACGACCCGCTGACCCGGCTGCCCAACCGCTCGCTCTTCTTCGAGCAGCTGGCCGGGGCCTTCGACGGCACCGACCGCCGGGTCGGGCTCTGCTACCTGGACCTGGACGGCTTCGCCGCGGTCAACGACACCCTCGGCCACCATGTCGGCGACGAGCTGCTGGTCGCCGTCGCCCACCGGCTGGAGCAGCGGTTCACCGCGCGCGGCCACCTGGTGGCGCGGATGGGCGGGGACGAGTTCGCGGTGCTGGTCCCGCGGAGCGCGGGCGGCGCCGAACTGGCCGCGCTGGCCGCCGAGATCGTCGAGATCCTGAGCGCCCCCTACGACCTGGCCGGGCAGCGGGTGGTGGCCACCGCCAGCGTCGGCGTGGTGGAGCGCGGCGTACCCGACGGCAGCCCGAGCGAGCTGGTCAAGGACGCCGACGCCACGCTGTGCTGGGCGAAGACCGACGGCCGGGCGCGCTGGGCGCTCTACGACCCGGAGCGGATCGCCGGCCAGATGACCCGGCAGGTGCTGGCCACCACGATGCGCCCGGCGCTGGAGCGCGGCGAGTTCGTGGTCGAGTACCAGCCGCTGGTGGGACTCCAGGGTGCCCAGGGGGAAGCCGAGTTGCTGGGTGTCGAGGCCCTGGTCCGGTGGCAGCACCCGCAGTTCGGGAAGCTCGCCCCGGACCGCTTCATCAGCATCGCCGAGGACACCGGCGCCATCGTCCCGCTCGGCCGCTGGGTGCTGGAGACCGCCTGCCGACAGGCAAGGTCCTGGCAGGAGAGGTTCCCTGACCGTCCGTTGTATGTCAGCGTCAATCTGGCTGCCCGTCAGTTCCGGGACTCGGACGTGGTGGCGGACGTCGCCGAGGTGCTGGGCACCACCCGGCTCCCGGCCCGGCTGCTGCAACTGGAGCTCACCGAGAGCGCCTTCATGGGTCCGACCGGACGCCCGCTGGAGGGCCTGCACGCGCTGGCCGCGATGGGCGTGCGGATCGCCATCGACGACTTCGGCACCGGCTACTCCAACCTCGCCTACCTCAGCCGGCTGCCGGTGCACGTGCTCAAGCTGGCCGGGTCGTTCGTCGAGGGCTTCCACGACACCCTGGCGGGCGGCGAGGCCGTGGACGAGCAGATCGTGGCCGCGCTGGTGCAGTTGGCCCACACACTCGGGCTCACCGTCACCGCCGAGGGCGTGGAGAGCGAGATGCAGGCGGCGCAGCTGCGGGCCACCGGCTGCGACAGCGCGCAGGGCTGGCACTACGGCCGGGCGATGGCGGCGGGCGGGATCGACGAGCTGCTGGAGCGCGAGGCGTAG
- a CDS encoding transketolase has product MTPTPTPTPIAEPTPTTTTDRERLLRLMSRMTGAEKHSPAAHSTLDALWVLYDRVLRVGPGTAADQDRDRFLLSKGHGPMAYYAVLAAKGFLDPGLLPGFGSYHSPLGHHPDRLLLPGVEISSGSLGHGLPLAVGTALGLRAQGLTDPAVWVLTGDAELDEGSNHEAVEFAGAAGLNRLHTVVIDNSSATHGWRGGIASRFAAAGWSTATVDGRDHAALYAAFTAPHPDRPHAVVAVVEPKN; this is encoded by the coding sequence ATGACACCGACACCGACACCGACCCCGATCGCGGAGCCGACTCCGACGACCACCACCGACCGGGAGCGGCTGCTGCGGCTGATGTCCCGGATGACCGGCGCCGAGAAGCACAGCCCCGCCGCCCACTCCACCCTGGACGCGCTCTGGGTGCTCTACGACCGGGTGCTCCGGGTCGGCCCCGGCACCGCCGCCGACCAGGACCGGGACCGCTTCCTGCTGTCCAAGGGCCACGGACCGATGGCCTACTACGCGGTCCTGGCCGCCAAGGGCTTCCTCGACCCGGGGCTGCTGCCCGGCTTCGGGAGCTACCACTCGCCGCTCGGCCACCACCCGGACCGGCTGCTGCTGCCCGGGGTGGAGATCAGCAGCGGCTCGCTCGGCCACGGCCTGCCGCTGGCCGTCGGCACCGCGCTCGGGCTGCGCGCCCAGGGCCTGACCGACCCGGCCGTGTGGGTGCTGACCGGCGACGCCGAACTGGACGAGGGCAGCAACCACGAGGCGGTGGAGTTCGCCGGGGCGGCCGGGCTGAACCGGTTGCACACCGTCGTCATCGACAACAGCTCCGCCACCCACGGCTGGCGCGGCGGCATCGCCTCACGCTTCGCGGCGGCCGGATGGTCCACCGCCACCGTCGACGGTCGCGACCACGCCGCGCTGTACGCGGCGTTCACCGCGCCGCACCCGGACCGCCCGCACGCCGTCGTCGCCGTGGTGGAGCCGAAGAACTGA
- a CDS encoding MFS transporter, whose product MAHVTDDSVPETVPLAEPTASPVSARWLRSFVLANFGMQIALQTPSTFLIPQQIAAIDPHGKVTAYAWASALGAVAGLVAAPLAGALSDRTSSALGRRRPWMLGGVAASLVVLVGMGLADSVWAVALGALALSVAMCALGAGLNTVVPDQVPVADRGRVLGWASVPQAAGLALGGALVAVAPGNLAGYLVLAATLLLVLPFARTTPDRPLPPQLRRGLSWSLLLDGWRISPRRTPDFAWALATRFIMFLGYGLGTLYIPYFLSDVVHRSGDLLLVVAVNAGAVVAVAVVSGRISDRLGRRRALVSLGSVAMAVPALMLAAWPTWTMTLVSSVLLGVGFGIYVGVDLALVTQVLPTETDSARDLAVAGQMGTLPYVLVPVLAALIIHNLGGYSGLYLASALSSLLGAVLVWRIRSVR is encoded by the coding sequence GTGGCGCACGTCACCGACGACAGCGTTCCCGAGACCGTGCCCCTGGCGGAGCCGACCGCGAGCCCGGTGAGCGCCCGCTGGCTCAGGAGTTTCGTACTCGCCAACTTCGGTATGCAGATCGCCCTGCAGACCCCGAGCACCTTCCTGATCCCGCAGCAGATCGCCGCGATCGACCCGCACGGCAAGGTCACCGCCTACGCCTGGGCCAGCGCTCTGGGAGCGGTCGCCGGACTGGTCGCCGCGCCGCTGGCGGGGGCGCTGTCGGACCGCACCAGCAGCGCCCTCGGCCGGCGGCGGCCGTGGATGCTGGGCGGGGTGGCCGCGTCCCTGGTGGTACTGGTCGGGATGGGGCTGGCGGACAGCGTGTGGGCGGTGGCGCTGGGCGCGCTGGCGCTCTCGGTGGCCATGTGCGCGCTCGGCGCGGGGCTGAACACCGTCGTCCCGGACCAGGTCCCGGTGGCGGACCGGGGCCGGGTGCTGGGCTGGGCGTCGGTGCCGCAGGCGGCGGGGCTGGCGCTCGGTGGCGCGCTGGTCGCGGTGGCCCCGGGGAACCTGGCCGGATACCTGGTACTGGCGGCGACGCTGCTGCTGGTACTGCCCTTCGCCCGGACCACGCCGGACCGGCCGCTGCCGCCGCAGCTGCGGCGGGGCCTGTCCTGGTCGCTGCTGCTGGACGGCTGGCGGATCAGCCCCCGGCGCACCCCCGACTTCGCCTGGGCGCTGGCGACCCGCTTCATCATGTTCCTCGGCTACGGCCTGGGCACGCTGTACATCCCGTACTTCCTCAGCGACGTGGTGCACCGCTCGGGCGACCTGCTGCTGGTGGTGGCGGTCAACGCGGGCGCGGTGGTGGCGGTCGCGGTGGTCAGCGGGCGGATCTCGGACCGGCTGGGCAGGCGGCGCGCGCTGGTGTCGCTGGGGTCGGTGGCGATGGCGGTGCCCGCGCTGATGCTGGCGGCCTGGCCGACCTGGACGATGACGCTGGTGAGTTCGGTGCTGCTGGGCGTGGGCTTCGGGATCTACGTCGGCGTCGACCTGGCCCTGGTCACCCAGGTGCTGCCGACGGAGACGGACTCGGCCCGGGACCTGGCCGTGGCCGGGCAGATGGGCACGCTCCCGTACGTGCTGGTGCCGGTGCTGGCGGCACTGATCATCCACAACCTGGGCGGCTACAGCGGCCTGTACCTCGCCTCGGCGCTCAGCTCGCTGCTGGGCGCGGTACTGGTCTGGCGGATCCGGTCGGTGCGCTGA
- a CDS encoding lytic transglycosylase domain-containing protein produces the protein MSGPQHPVATGRIVLAGAAGALLAALLGVGPSAAVGAAAVAPGPVSVDAVILKHPQISYLKGLFEAKQPIPAAPGATREEVPAFGAEPLSVTGVGTVFVPPDGAGMVPDGDAVDIEAGLDASRASYAPANLPMPPLSGIPRLPHTVYLSYLAAEARERRSRPDCHLDWPMLAGIGEIESSQANEGSVRSDGTAYPPIYGPMLNGRNGYMAVRDTDRGRLDGDSRWDRAVGPMQFMPATWAEWGADGNGDGRADPQNVYDASLTAARYLCANGRDLAVRAQYNSAVLSYNDDENYVAAVRAWAEYYRQAAPAQNWPPPQPHPHPRPTPTPTPSPTPTPTPTPTPTPTPTQTPTPTPTPTPQPAPTGPPAPTPPPTPGPGPQPPLRPAPTPPPTPGPSLPAHAPHPTPPAGPTVPDKWHTR, from the coding sequence ATGAGCGGGCCCCAACACCCGGTCGCCACCGGCCGGATCGTCCTGGCCGGAGCGGCCGGAGCGCTGCTGGCGGCGCTGCTCGGGGTCGGCCCTTCGGCCGCGGTGGGCGCCGCCGCCGTCGCCCCCGGGCCGGTGTCCGTCGATGCCGTGATTCTGAAACATCCTCAGATCTCCTATCTGAAAGGCCTGTTCGAGGCCAAGCAGCCGATTCCGGCGGCGCCCGGCGCGACCCGGGAGGAGGTACCCGCGTTCGGGGCGGAGCCGCTGTCGGTGACCGGTGTCGGCACGGTCTTCGTCCCGCCGGACGGCGCCGGGATGGTCCCGGACGGGGACGCGGTGGACATCGAGGCAGGGCTGGACGCCTCCCGGGCCTCCTACGCGCCCGCCAATCTGCCGATGCCGCCGCTGAGCGGCATCCCCCGGCTGCCGCACACCGTCTACCTGTCCTACCTGGCCGCCGAGGCCCGGGAGCGCCGCTCCCGGCCCGACTGCCACCTGGACTGGCCGATGCTCGCCGGGATCGGCGAGATCGAGTCCTCGCAGGCGAACGAGGGCAGCGTCCGGTCCGACGGCACCGCCTACCCGCCGATCTACGGACCCATGCTCAACGGCCGCAACGGCTACATGGCGGTCCGCGACACCGACCGCGGACGGCTGGACGGCGACTCGCGCTGGGACCGCGCGGTCGGACCGATGCAGTTCATGCCCGCCACCTGGGCGGAGTGGGGCGCCGACGGCAACGGCGACGGCCGGGCCGACCCGCAGAACGTCTACGACGCCTCGCTCACCGCCGCCCGCTACCTCTGCGCGAACGGCCGCGACCTGGCCGTGCGCGCGCAGTACAACAGCGCGGTGCTGTCCTACAACGACGACGAGAACTATGTCGCGGCGGTGCGGGCCTGGGCCGAGTACTACCGTCAGGCCGCCCCGGCGCAGAACTGGCCGCCCCCGCAACCGCATCCGCACCCCCGGCCGACGCCGACGCCGACGCCGTCCCCGACGCCTACGCCCACGCCGACGCCCACACCGACACCGACACCGACACAGACACCGACGCCCACACCGACACCGACGCCCCAGCCCGCACCGACGGGACCGCCCGCCCCCACGCCGCCGCCCACGCCCGGGCCGGGCCCGCAGCCGCCGCTGCGGCCCGCCCCCACGCCCCCGCCGACGCCCGGGCCCTCGCTCCCCGCCCACGCTCCGCACCCGACACCACCGGCCGGTCCCACCGTCCCGGACAAGTGGCACACCCGCTGA
- a CDS encoding MmcQ/YjbR family DNA-binding protein has product MTPDALKAACLALNGAEETFPFNAETSVFKVGGKIFALTTLDAEELGVSLKCDPELALRLRAAHPAITGGWHLNKRHWNTVRLDGSVPDELVLELIEDSYDLIAAKLPRAQRLLLDWPGNRQREEK; this is encoded by the coding sequence ATGACACCCGACGCACTCAAAGCCGCCTGCCTGGCCCTGAACGGAGCCGAGGAGACCTTCCCCTTCAACGCCGAGACCTCGGTGTTCAAGGTCGGCGGCAAGATCTTCGCCCTCACCACCCTGGACGCCGAGGAGCTCGGCGTCAGCCTGAAGTGCGATCCGGAGCTGGCGCTGCGGCTGCGTGCCGCGCACCCGGCGATCACCGGCGGCTGGCACCTCAACAAGCGCCACTGGAACACCGTGCGGCTCGACGGATCGGTACCGGACGAACTGGTCCTGGAACTGATCGAGGACTCCTACGACCTCATCGCCGCGAAGCTCCCGCGCGCCCAGCGGCTGCTCCTCGACTGGCCCGGGAACCGTCAGCGCGAGGAGAAATGA
- a CDS encoding transketolase family protein, with protein sequence MRDRFITTATALLDEDPRLAVVLADISAAGFEPARAAHPDRVINVGIREQLLISAAGGLALTGIRPLVHTFASFLVERPFEQVKLDLVHQDVGAVLVSALGSYDWPAGGRTHMSPGDVALLDTLPGWTVHVPGHPDEAELLLRDAAADDGLVYLRLSEHQNSEPQPVAQGRFLTLRQGSRGTVVAVGPMLDAVLAATAGLELTVLYAATVRPFDGAALRAAVAAGGGPAEVVLVEPYLAGTSVPAANAALDQLPHRVLGLGVAQEELRHYGTMAEHLAAHGLDAASLRARISSWLG encoded by the coding sequence GTGCGCGACCGCTTCATCACCACCGCCACCGCCCTGCTGGACGAGGACCCGCGGCTCGCGGTCGTCCTCGCCGACATCTCCGCCGCCGGATTCGAGCCCGCGCGGGCGGCGCACCCGGACCGGGTGATCAACGTCGGCATCCGCGAGCAACTGCTGATCAGCGCGGCCGGGGGGCTGGCGCTGACCGGCATCCGGCCGCTGGTGCACACCTTCGCCAGCTTCCTGGTCGAGCGGCCGTTCGAGCAGGTCAAGCTGGACCTGGTGCACCAGGACGTGGGCGCGGTCCTGGTCAGCGCGCTGGGCTCGTACGACTGGCCCGCGGGGGGCCGCACCCACATGTCCCCCGGCGATGTCGCCCTGCTGGACACCCTGCCCGGCTGGACCGTGCACGTCCCCGGCCACCCGGACGAGGCGGAGCTGCTGCTCCGTGACGCGGCGGCCGACGACGGCCTGGTCTACCTGCGGCTGTCCGAGCACCAGAACAGCGAGCCCCAACCCGTGGCCCAGGGACGTTTCCTGACGCTGCGCCAGGGCAGTCGCGGCACCGTGGTCGCGGTCGGTCCGATGCTGGACGCGGTGCTCGCGGCCACCGCCGGGCTGGAGCTGACCGTGCTGTACGCGGCCACGGTCCGCCCGTTCGACGGCGCCGCGCTGCGCGCCGCCGTGGCCGCGGGCGGCGGCCCGGCCGAGGTGGTGCTGGTCGAGCCGTACCTGGCGGGCACCTCCGTCCCGGCCGCGAACGCGGCGCTGGACCAGCTGCCGCACCGGGTGCTCGGGCTCGGCGTGGCCCAGGAGGAGCTGCGCCACTACGGCACCATGGCCGAGCACCTGGCCGCCCACGGCCTGGACGCCGCCTCGCTCCGGGCCCGGATCAGCTCCTGGCTCGGCTGA
- the soxR gene encoding redox-sensitive transcriptional activator SoxR: MTALGDLLTIGQLGSRSGLATSALRYYEELGLIRSERTAGGQRRYARAALRRVAFVRAAQRVGLSLEEVGAALARLPADHAPTAKEWAPVARSWQHRIDDQIAELQVLRRKLGGCIGCGCLSLSTCGLYNPDDVAAEHGPGARYLLGDPPHDPRAAEPRAGDAAGP; the protein is encoded by the coding sequence GTGACGGCACTCGGAGACCTGCTGACGATCGGTCAACTAGGGTCCCGCAGTGGGCTGGCGACCTCCGCGCTGCGCTACTACGAGGAGTTGGGGCTGATCCGCTCCGAGCGCACCGCGGGCGGCCAGCGCCGCTACGCCCGGGCCGCGCTGCGCCGGGTCGCCTTCGTCCGCGCCGCCCAGCGGGTCGGCCTGTCGCTGGAGGAGGTCGGCGCGGCCCTCGCCAGGCTGCCCGCGGACCACGCGCCGACGGCCAAGGAGTGGGCGCCGGTGGCCCGCTCCTGGCAGCACCGGATCGACGACCAGATCGCCGAGCTCCAGGTCCTGCGGCGCAAGCTCGGCGGCTGCATCGGCTGCGGCTGCCTGTCGCTGAGCACCTGCGGCCTGTACAACCCGGACGACGTGGCCGCCGAGCACGGCCCGGGCGCCCGCTACCTGCTGGGCGATCCGCCGCACGATCCGCGCGCCGCCGAGCCCCGGGCCGGGGACGCCGCCGGTCCCTGA